A window of the Gossypium hirsutum isolate 1008001.06 chromosome A05, Gossypium_hirsutum_v2.1, whole genome shotgun sequence genome harbors these coding sequences:
- the LOC107957423 gene encoding eukaryotic translation initiation factor 6-2, translating into MATRLQFENSCEVGVFSKLTNAYCLVAIGGSENFYSAFESELADVIPVIKTSLGGTRIIGRLCAGNKNGLLVPHTTTDQELQHLRNSLPDQVVVQRIEERLSALGNCIACNDHVALTHTDLDRETEEIIADVLGVEVFRQTIAGNILVGSYCAFSNRGGLVHPHTSIEDLDELSTLLQVPLVAGTINRGSEVIAAGMTVNDWTAFCGSDTTATELSVIESVFKLREAQPTAIVDEMRKSLIDTYV; encoded by the exons ATGGCAACTA GGCTACAGTTTGAAAATTCATGTGAAGTTGGAGTGTTTTCCAAGCTGACCAATGCTTATTGCTTGGTTGCAATTGGAGGGTCTGAAAACTTCTACAG TGCTTTTGAGTCTGAGTTAGCGGATGTCATTCCTGTCATTAAGACCTCTCTTGGCGGCACTAGAATAATAGGACGGCTCTGTGCTG GAAATAAGAATGGGCTTCTTGTCCCTCACACCACCACAGATCAAG AACTTCAACACTTGCGAAATAGTCTACCGGATCAAGTTGTTGTTCAGCGCATAGAGGAGAGACTATCTGCTCTTGGGAACTGTATAGCTTGCAATGACCATGTTGCTCTGACGCATACAGATCTAGATCGG GAAACTGAGGAGATAATTGCTGATGTTCTTGGTGTAGAAGTTTTCAGGCAAACAATTGCTGGAAATATTCTTGTTGGAAGCTACTGTGCTTTTTCAAACCGAGGTGGCTTG GTTCATCCTCACACATCCATTGAAGACTTGGATGAGCTTTCGACGCTTCTTCAGGTTCCATTGGTGGCTGGCACCATCAACCGTGGGAGTGAAGTAATAGCTGCAGGAATGACTGTAAATGACTGGACTGCCTTCTGCGGGTCGGATACTACAGCAACTGAACTTTCTGTCATTGAGAGTGTCTTTAAGCTGAGAGAAGCACAACCTACTGCTATCGTAGATGAGATGAGGAAATCGTTGATAGACACTTATGTTTAA
- the LOC107957422 gene encoding bZIP transcription factor 60: MEEINWDTLLLEVDLPDFGNILDNEPVTEPPPQPCSTQNPDEEPAVSSWIGAIEKVLMEDDNFDPRVETQPVSDDDFLADLLVDSPPSSGGDVAGVDGADLHKQSQTHTDVDKDDPIIKKQRRQLRNRDAAVRSRERKKMYVKDLEMKSRYLEGECRRLSRVLQCFIAENQALRLTLHKGCAFDASSAKQESAVLLLESLLLGSLLWFLGIMCLFTLPILPKSVLEAVPMANEETQGPERVAPRGAGSNRVGPSFVKSRRCKASRGKMKEISCFMGILIPF; the protein is encoded by the exons ATGGAGGAAATCAATTGGGATACCCTTCTGCTCGAGGTTGACTTACCCGATTTCGGGAATATCTTAGATAATGAACCGGTAACGGAACCTCCTCCTCAACCTTGTTCAACCCAGAATCCCGATGAAGAACCGGCGGTGTCTTCGTGGATCGGGGCGATCGAGAAGGTTTTGATGGAGGATGATAATTTTGATCCTAGGGTTGAGACTCAACCTGTCTCCGATGATGATTTCTTGGCCGATTTACTGGTTGATTCACCTCCTAGTAGCGGCGGCGATGTGGCTGGCGTCGACGGTGCTGATTTGCACAAACAGAGCCAGACCCACACCGACGTCGATAAAGACGATCCCATTATTAAGAAACAGAGAAG GCAGTTGAGAAACAGAGATGCAGCTGTGAGATCAAGGGAGAGGAAGAAGATGTATGTCAAGGATCTTGAGATGAAGAGTAGGTATTTAGAAGGGGAATGTAGACGACTGAGCCGTGTGCTTCAGTGCTTCATTGCTGAGAATCAAGCTCTTCGTCTTACGTTGCATAAGGGTTGTGCATTTGATGCATCCTCGGCCAAGCAGGAGTCTGCCGTGCTCTTGTTGG AATCCCTGCTGTTGGGTTCCCTGCTTTGGTTCCTGGGCATCATGTGCCTCTTCACCCTGCCAATACTGCCCAAGTCAGTTCTGGAGGCAGTTCCAATGGCAAACGAGGAAACACAAGGTCCCGAAAGAGTGGCTCCAAGAGGGGCAGGGAGTAACCGGGTCGGACCATCTTTTGTGAAGAGTAGGAGATGCAAGGCGTCTAGGGGAAAGATGaaagaaatttcatgttttatgggaattttaattccattttag
- the LOC107957421 gene encoding NAC domain containing protein 50, which yields MGRETSLVADPGPTAVATATATAAKTGSSATALAPGFRFHPTDEELVSYYLKRKVTNKPARFDAIAEVDIYKHEPWNLSDKSKLKTRDQEWYFFSLLDKKYGNGGRMNRATGQGYWKATGKDREVRHNSQLIGMKKTLVFHSGKAPDGLRTNWVMHEYRLIEEELERIGALQGYVLCRVIHKNNIGPPNGNRYAPFIEAEWDDGSAALVPGLDTEDDVAAGNDSIATNDVAATENAATESNGVLRISSEQEDIEHPDEDAPPSADVPRESPNERTDDCTLLPPCKIERSDDCPPLCMPNREAPLSLFGHKRRRHNDFGPNHANVTENSTRNVTENSTRMTQDRWSSTTTTTTTTPPPPSSATTMAVSALLEFSLMESMEPKENLHVPPTPKYNATTILNSMVPPSCMKLINDLQKEIHNTSIERETLKLEMMSAQTMIDILQSKIDFLSKENEDLKKSNRDV from the exons ATGGGTCGTGAAACTTCTTTAGTTGCAGATCCAGGACCGACCGCGGTGGCGACGGCGACGGCGACGGCGGCAAAGACTGGCAGTTCAGCGACGGCCTTAGCACCTGGGTTTCGATTCCATCCAACTGATGAAGAATTGGTTAGCtattatttgaaaagaaaagttaCGAACAAGCCTGCCAGGTTTGATGCTATTGCCGAAGTTGATATTTACAAGCATGAACCTTGGAACCTTTCAG ACAAGTCAAAATTGAAAACCAGAGACCAGGAATGGTATTTCTTTAGTTTATTGGACAAGAAGTATGGCAATGGGGGGAGAATGAATAGGGCTACAGGCCAAGGGTATTGGAAGGCCACGGGGAAGGACCGAGAGGTCCGTCATAATTCGCAGCTTATTGGAATGAAGAAGACATTAGTCTTTCATAGCGGGAAAGCTCCTGATGGATTGCGAACCAATTGGGTTATGCATGAGTACCGGCTCATTGAAGAGGAATTGGAAAGGATTGGAGCATTGCAG GGCTACGTGCTATGTAGAGTAATTCATAAGAATAATATTGGACCACCAAATGGAAACCGGTATGCACCTTTCATTGAGGCGGAGTGGGATGATGGTTCAGCCGCTTTGGTTCCAGGATTAGACACTGAGGATGATGTTGCAGCTGGTAATGATTCGATAGCCACAAATGATGTGGCAGCTACCGAGAATGCAGCAACTGAAAGCAATGGCGTCCTAAGGATCAGTTCTGAGCAG GAGGACATTGAACATCCAGACGAGGATGCTCCGCCTAGTGCTGATGTTCCGAGAGAGTCACCGAATGAGAGAACTGATGACTGTACTTTGTTACCTCCATGCAAGATCGAGAGATCAGATGATTGCCCGCCGCTATGCATGCCTAATCGAGAAGCACCCCTATCTCTATTTGGGCACAAGAGAAGGCGGCATAACGATTTTGGTCCAAACCATGCAAATGTTACCGAGAATTCAACTAGAAATGTTACCGAGAATTCAACTAGAATGACTCAAGATCGTTGGTCGTCGACGACAACAACCACCACCAccacaccaccaccaccatcatcCGCAACAACAATGGCAGTTTCTGCACTCCTGGAATTTTCGTTAATGGAATCTATGGAACCCAAAGAGAATCTTCATGTTCCTCCTACGCCAAAATACAATGCGACGACTATTCTAAATTCCATGGTGCCTCCTAGCTGCATGAAACTTATCAACGATTTGCAAAAGGAGATCCACAATACCTCCATTGAGAGGGAGACATTGAAGCTCGAAATGATGAGTGCTCAAACTATGATCGACATTCTACAATCGAAAATAGATTTTCTTAGCAAGGAAAACGAGGATCTAAAGAAGAGTAACCGAGACGTGTAG